The following are encoded together in the Coffea arabica cultivar ET-39 chromosome 1c, Coffea Arabica ET-39 HiFi, whole genome shotgun sequence genome:
- the LOC140005597 gene encoding uncharacterized protein, which yields MDQLTNMYRNVKVQLGQIANAVNNRNQGDLLSKIEVNPREHAKAITLHSGKEVGELPVVECERECEGRENKRLNELGEDSKKVKGKEKVKENESQIGDTTPIPPPVPFPQRLKPSRNDKEFEKFVNIFKQLNINIPFVDAILQIPSYTKFLKEIMTKKRKLVDSETIVLTEKCSASIQNKLPPKLKDPGSFTVSCTIEKDVNVSIILGRPFLATTGLQEEQVEEMTEFLQAQVPYKRRNAYEELGLYKEIPPPSCEQAPWLDLKSLPKHLKYAFVREKETLPVIVNSALDEE from the exons ATGGACCAACTCACTAATATGTACAGGAATGTTAAGGTCCAATTAGGGCAAATAGCAAATGCGGTTAACAATCGCAACCAAGGGGACTTACTTAGCAAGATTGAGGTGAACCCAAGGGAGCATGCGAAGGCTATAACCCTCCATAGTGGTAAGGAAGTAGGTGAGCTGCCTGTAGTTGAATGTGAAAGAGAATGTGAAGGAAGAGAGAACAAACGGTTGAATGAGTTAGGAGAGGATAGTAAGAAAgttaaagggaaagaaaaggtgaaagaaaatgagtCACAAATTGGAGATACAACACCAATTCCTCCACCGGTGCCATTCCCTCAAAGAttgaaaccttcgagaaatgACAAAGAATTTGAGAAGTTTGTTAACATTTTCAAACAATTAAATATTAATATTCCTTTTGTTgatgctattttgcagattccttCATACACAAAGTTTCTCAAGGAAATAATGACTAAAAAAAGGAAGTTGGTAGACAGCGAGACAATTGTATTAACGGAAAAATGTAGTGCCAGCATACAAAATAAATTGCCACCAAAGTTGAAAGATCCAGGGAGTTTCACAgtttcttgcactattg AGAAAGATGTCAATGTATCTATTATACTTGGTAGGCCATTTCTGGCCACTACAG GTTTACAAGAGGAGCAAGTTGAAGAAATGACTGAATTTTTGCAGGCACAGGTTCCTTACAAAAGGAGAAATGCATATGAGGAGTTAGGACTGTACAAAGAGATACCTCCACCATCATGTGAGCAAGCACCATGGCTTGACCTTAAGTCACTGCCTAAACACCTCAAATATGCGTTTGTTAGAGAAAAAGAGACATTGCCGGTGATTGTAAATTCTGCACTAGATGAGGAATAA